Proteins encoded by one window of Salmonirosea aquatica:
- a CDS encoding helix-turn-helix domain-containing protein: MKQTNKLHKAFQSDLEAQAFKYYAMGLSCREVGKLLDLSARTVERYSQKNRWQDKLSVKTVEQRAYELHEAGKTYEEIAKALKVSRATVYNYMKRHKANLAANEQFQNP, from the coding sequence ATGAAACAGACAAATAAGCTGCACAAAGCCTTTCAAAGCGATTTGGAAGCGCAAGCCTTCAAATACTACGCAATGGGCCTGAGTTGCCGGGAAGTGGGAAAGCTGCTAGACCTGTCAGCCCGAACGGTAGAGCGGTATAGCCAAAAAAACCGATGGCAAGATAAACTCAGCGTGAAGACCGTAGAGCAACGGGCCTACGAACTTCACGAAGCCGGAAAAACGTATGAGGAGATAGCCAAAGCCCTCAAAGTAAGTAGGGCTACCGTTTACAACTACATGAAGCGGCACAAGGCGAATTTGGCGGCAAACGAACAATTTCAAAACCCTTAA